A stretch of Planococcus citri chromosome 5, ihPlaCitr1.1, whole genome shotgun sequence DNA encodes these proteins:
- the LOC135848253 gene encoding uncharacterized protein LOC135848253 isoform X18 → MAEITPRVYDIVHPSPRSLKELSAIAISLELWRVEEYRKHHVILVLPKIRKYYVCGPPISLKYYFPDLPTEIYKTIYEYFMKLGYSIDEWLKNHYKKGFCFHYRRDDGVLKDFGDFVGYCNGTVHYVRTAKRMMLCDKLSEAVKFTIACIYFFEDDIRRMWPSVCKMKFISEIAFSNCPQLYYWICCLTNQLNKLPSRENGSVDEIMFDQNMTCNGPSVKYFWNRLPYENRMRKAIDLYTRDKESFVRFILRELNDQELDEFVNEKGYDLMSGLLVSSSKTGELVLPTWMYIRNLMTQSAFTNLVAEILRTEGVGFTIGQDKLDHLWHFSLEIWNSAPNHLKPSALRDILRDHSLFESLASLSSCNGRRYVEFLLIILSSVCFKEREEFFHKFWHHLIKRTRSQDLQRIIKSCLGTDEEVARFKRNVIAESDHIRELCVTLLIDEWRIDQVNDHVDFCFPETRAARNFKQGILLRLTLLADDRSIVGVAGCFTKFNEFTDDAFNSSDQSTHFKNQLMESPVIQRKLTHLACSPIGISMVYKSTMKFIERFAASEQIVLEMKNRIIDYTKQNLPNNPQLLDSPFLLWCLGSKEEVQKFRRTRV, encoded by the coding sequence ATGGCTGAAATAACACCAAGAGTGTATGATATTGTTCATCCAAGTCCAAGGTCGTTGAAAGAACTATCAGCGATCGCCATTAGCTTGGAATTATGGCGCGTTGAAGAATATCGTAAACATCATGTAATACTTGTATTACCGAAGATTCGAAAATACTACGTTTGTGGTCCACCAATctcattaaaatattattttcctgATTTACCAACCGAGATTTATAAAACGATTTACGAATATTTCATGAAATTGGGATATTCAATAGATGAGTGGCTGAAAAATCATTATAAGAAGGGATTCTGTTTTCATTATCGTCGTGATGATGGTGTGTTGAAAGACTTCGGTGATTTCGTTGGTTATTGCAATGGCACCGTTCATTATGTTAGAACAGCCAAACGTATGATGCTTTGTGATAAACTTAGTGAAGCTGTGAAATTCACTATAgcttgtatatattttttcgaagatgatATTAGACGAATGTGGCCATCGGTATGTAAAATGAAGTTTATCAGCGAAATTGCTTTTTCTAATTGTCCACAATTGTATTATTGGATTTGCTGTCTCACCAATCAGTTGAATAAGTTACCAAGCCGGGAAAATGGTTCTGTTGACGAGATAATGTTTGATCAGAACATGACTTGTAATGGACCATcagtaaaatatttttggaatcggtTACCTTATGAAAATCGAATGAGGAAAGCTATTGATCTGTACACGCGAGATAAGGAATCGTTTGTGAGGTTCATTTTGCGAGAACTGAACGATCAAGAGCTGGATGAATTCGTAAATGAGAAAGGTTATGATTTGATGAGTGGATTGTTGGTATCCTCTTCTAAGACTGGTGAGCTCGTTCTGCCAACTTGGATGTACATAAGGAACCTGATGACACAAAGTGCTTTCACAAATCTGGTAGCAGAAATATTGAGAACTGAAGGTGTTGGCTTCACCATAGGACAAGACAAACTTGATCATTTGTGGCATTTTAGTCTTGAAATTTGGAACAGTGCTCCcaatcatttgaaaccatcgGCCCTTAGAGATATTTTGCGCGACCATTCGTTATTTGAAAGTTTGGCCTCTCTTTCTAGCTGCAACGGACGAAGATACgtagaatttttattgattattcTTTCGTCGGTCTGTTTTAAAGAgagagaagaattttttcataaattctggCATCATTTGATCAAGCGTACTCGAAGCCAAGATTTACAACGAATAATTAAATCGTGCCTAGGAACCGATGAGGAGGTAGCTCGATTTAAACGAAACGTCATTGCTGAGAGCGACCATATACGTGAACTATGTGTCACATTATTAATTGATGAATGGAGAATTGACCAAGTGAATGACCATGTGGATTTCTGTTTTCCTGAAACGCGAGCAgctagaaatttcaaacaagGTATACTACTGCGGTTGACCCTTCTGGCTGATGATCGTTCCATTGTTGGTGTGGCAGGttgtttcacaaaatttaacgAATTCACCGACGATGCTTTTAACAGCTCTGATCAATCGAcccatttcaaaaatcaacttatggAGTCACCTGTGATACAGCGCAAGTTGACGCATCTTGCTTGCTCACCAATCGGTATTTCTATGGTTTATAAAAGTACTATGAAATTCATTGAAAGATTTGCAGCTAGTGAACAAATTGTGTTGGAGATGAAAAATCGGATAATAGATTATACAAAGCAAAATTTACCTAATAATCCACAACTTTTAGACAGCCCATTTTTATTATGGTGTTTGGGAAGTAAAGAAGAAGTACAGAAATTTCGTCGAACCCGTGTCTGA
- the LOC135848253 gene encoding uncharacterized protein LOC135848253 isoform X13: protein MAEITSKVYDIVHPSPVSLKELSAIAISLELWRTEINKFRNGHVLMRFKKYVAAQRIPLKITFPGLPTEINKTINECFIKLGYSINEWLKDHFRKGLRFHYSRDDDVLKDFGDFVGYCNGTVHYIRTAERMMLCDKFSEAVKFTIACIYFFENDIRRIWSSVGLRIMEILSKITFSTYPQLYYWICCLTNKLNKLPRRRGNASVAEAMFDQNMALNGPCVEYFWNRLPLEIRMRKAIDLCTRDKESFVRFILPKLDDQELDVFVNEKGYDMMSELLVFSFRYTLTFHYNSTIELVLPTWMYIRNLMKQSAFTNLVAKILRVEGFGFVGRRGNPNNWWNFTREVWNSAPDHLKQSTLRDILRDHSLFESLASPAHGQRSVEFLLIILSSVCFKEREEFFHKFWHHLIPRTRSKDLQRLMKSCLRTEDEIARFKRNAMAESYHVRNLCVTLLTHGMSFSQLNDFVGFCFPETQAARNFKQDILRSALMVQVDADAVLACTIIYYSEQYDKFINGAFNSSDQSISFKTQVFESPTMQRELTNLASIPIGIYGAYRQMMKFVETFAATEQVVLEMKNRIVDRWRQNFPTGNALNFNNPFFLWCFGSEEEVEKFRRTLV from the coding sequence ATGGCTGAAATAACATCAAAAGTGTATGATATTGTTCATCCAAGTCCAGTGTCGTTAAAAGAACTATCAGCGATCGCCATTAGCTTGGAATTATGGCGCactgaaattaataaatttcgtAATGGACACGTATTAATGCGGTTTAAAAAATACGTCGCTGCTCAACGAATCCcattaaaaatcacatttcctGGATTGCCCACTGAGATTAATAAAACGATTAACGAATGTTTCATTAAATTAGGATATTCAATAAATGAATGGCTGAAAGATCATTTTCGGAAAGGATTACGTTTTCATTATAGTCGTGATGATGATGTATTAAAAGACTTCGGTGATTTCGTTGGTTATTGTAATGGCACCGTTCATTATATTAGAacagccgaacgtatgatgcTTTGTGATAAATTTAGTGAAGCTGTGAAATTTACTATAgcttgtatatattttttcgaaaatgatattAGACGAATTTGGTCATCGGTAGGCTTACGTATAATGGAGATTCTCAgcaaaattactttttccacTTATCCACAATTGTATTACTGGATTTGTTGTCTCACCAATAAGTTGAATAAGTTACCAAGGCGGCGGGGAAATGCTTCTGTTGCCGAGGCGATGTTTGATCAGAACATGGCTCTCAATGGACCATGtgtagaatatttttggaatcgtttaCCTTTGGAAATTCGAATGAGGAAAGCTATTGATCTTTGCACGCGTGATAAGGAATCGTTTGTAAgattcattttaccaaaactggACGATCAAGAGCTGGATGTTTTCGTCAATGAGAAAGGTTATGATATGATGAGTGAATTGTTGGTATTCTCGTTTCGTTATACGTTGACTTTTCATTATAACTCGACTATAGAGCTCGTTCTACCAACTTGGATGTACATAAGGAACCTGATGAAACAAAGTGCTTTCACAAATCTGGTGGCAAAAATATTGAGGGTTGAAGGTTTCGGGTTCGTCGGAAGACGAGGCAATCCTAATAATTGGTGGAATTTTACTCGTGAAGTTTGGAATAGTGCTCCCGATCATTTGAAACAATCGACCCTTAGAGATATTTTGCGCGATCATTCGTTATTTGAAAGTTTGGCCTCTCCTGCGCATGGTCAAAGATCCgtagaatttttattgattattcTTTCGTCGGTCTGTTTTAAAGAgagagaagaattttttcacaaattctgGCATCATTTGATCCCGCGTACACGAAGCAAAGATTTACAACGATTAATGAAATCGTGCCTAAGAACCGAAGATGAGATAGCTCGATTTAAGCGAAACGCCATGGCTGAAAGCTACCATGTACGTAATCTTTGTGTCACATTATTAACTCATGGTATGTCTTTCAGCCAATTGAATGACTTTGTGGGTTTCTGTTTTCCTGAAACGCAAGCAgccagaaatttcaaacaagaTATACTGCGGTCGGCTCTTATGGTTCAGGTTGATGCTGATGCTGTTCTTGCTTGTACTATTATATATTATTCCGAACAATATGATAAATTCATCAATGGTGCTTTTAACAGCTCTGATCAATCGATCAGTTTCAAAACTCAAGTTTTTGAGTCACCTACAATGCAGCGTGAGTTGACGAACCTTGCTTCCATACCAATTGGCATTTATGGGGCTTATAgacaaatgatgaaattcgttGAAACGTTCGCAGCAACCGAACAAGTTGTGTTGGAGATGAAAAATCGCATAGTGGATCGTTGGAGGCAAAATTTTCCTACAGGCAATGCGTTGAATTTCAACAAcccattttttttgtggtgttttGGAAGTGAAGAAGAAGTCGAGAAATTCCGTCGAACCCTTGTCTGA
- the LOC135848253 gene encoding uncharacterized protein LOC135848253 isoform X17: protein MAAVTSNLFDAIPTPITLKEQSAFVISLNIWRREIENFRRGGELKRMRPCGPRELPYLFNDLISLETIFPGLPPVIRNIIDGYVTRFGNSMADWLNDNHKKIFRHEYNSAYDILRHFDDFVGDGYGIIDYVKTAERMMRCDRFSEIVKFQIACTYFFEDDITRIWPSVSPEMVLPTKKRPFSKFPQVYYWVCRLSNQLHQIQIRWMGDSVDEIMFDVNMPRNGPSVEYFWNRIPFVNRLRKAKDLYKRDTDSFVRFILPKLNDQQLDTFVNENGYHLMWDLLKSHQFNAVLILPTWMRVKNVMKENIFANLAAEILRTEAFCFASIDEPKNFMYYCIEIWNSAPYNLKQSALKSLLSGKRLREIMGPTTRISGQRSVEFLLLVLSCASLEEKSEFCRKFWHYLIARTQIEDLRRIMNLCFENEDEIAQFKEHIANSDCLLNVCVACFKYAALIKLNDLMSFYFPETNRANTFKEQLLRTALFSDDFSLIDTLSPFGKLDQFIKDGDLSTDFKNQIMTSPVIQHKIILLASSPLDTYRNVAFRRIVKFIETFSTTEQIVLEMKNRILDAIKENFTADVFIRPSPILAWCLGSEEEVKKFQLDRTS, encoded by the coding sequence ATGGCTGCAGTAACATCCAATCTATTCGACGCTATTCCTACACCGATAACTCTGAAAGAACAGTCTGCCTTTGTCATCAGCCTGAACATATGGCGCCGTGAAATTGAGAACTTTCGTCGTGGCGGTGAATTGAAGAGGATGCGACCATGTGGACCACGCGAACTGCCCTACCTTTTTAATGATCTGATCTCATTGGAAACAATATTTCCCGGTTTACCACCCGTAATTCGTAATATCATCGATGGATATGTGACCAGATTTGGTAATTCGATGGCCGATTGGCTAAATGACAATCACAAGAAAATATTTCGTCACGAGTACAATTCTGCGTACGATATTTTGAGACATTTCGACGATTTCGTCGGCGACGGTTATGGCATTATTGATTACGTTAAAacagccgaacgtatgatgcgtTGCGATCGTTTTagtgaaattgtaaaattccaaatagcttgtacgtattttttcgaagacgatATTACAAGAATTTGGCCATCTGTATCGCCAGAAATGGTGTTGCCGACGAAAAAACGccctttttctaaatttcctcAAGTGTATTATTGGGTCTGTCGTCTGAGCAATCAATTGCATCAGATACAAATACGTTGGATGGGTGATTCTGTCGATGAAATCATGTTCGATGTAAACATGCCTCGTAATGGACCATCggtcgagtatttttggaatcgtataccATTTGTAAATCGATTGCGAAAAGCTAAAGATCTCTATAAGCGCGATACTGATTCTTTTGTTAGATTTATTTTACCCAAACTGAATGACCAACAGCTCGATACATTTGTCAATGAGAACGGTTATCACTTGATGTGGGATCTGTTGAAAAGTCACCAGTTCAACGCAGTGCTCATTTTACCAACCTGGATGCGTGTAAAAAACGTAATGAAGGAGAATATTTTCGCAAATTTGGCTGCTGAAATATTGAGAACCGAAGCATTCTGCTTCGCTTCGATCGATGAaccgaaaaatttcatgtattACTGCATCGAGATATGGAACAGTGCTCCTTATAATTTGAAACAATCGGCTCTCAAAAGTCTTCTATCCGGCAAAAGATTACGTGAAATTATGGGTCCTACTACACGCATTAGTGGTCAAAGATCCGTCGAGTTTTTATTGCTCGTGCTTTCTTGCGCCTCTCtcgaagaaaaaagtgaattttgccGCAAATTTTGGCATTATTTAATCGCTCGCACGCAAATTGAAGATTTGCGAAGAATAATGAATCTGTGCTTTGAAAACGAAGATGAAATAGCTCAATTCAAGGAGCACATAGCTAACAGTGATTGTTTGCTCAATGTTTGTGTTGCATGTTTTAAGTATGCAGCTCTAATAAAATTGAACGACTTGATGAGTTTTTATTTTCCCGAAACAAATCGAGCGAATACTTTCAAGGAACAATTACTGCGGACGGCCCTGTTCAGTGATGATTTCAGTCTTATTGATACACTCTCACCGTTTGGAAAACTCGATCAATTCATCAAAGATGGCGATCTATCGACTGACTTTAAAAATCAGATTATGACGTCTCCTGTAATACAGCATAAGATAATCTTGCTGGCTTCTTCACCATTGGATACTTACCGTAATGTTGCTTTTCGTCGTATTGTGAAATTCATCGAAACATTTTCAACTACGGAGCAAATTGTGCTGGAGATGAAAAATCGTATACTTGATGCGATAAAAGAGAATTTTACCGCTGATGTGTTTATTCGCCCGAGCCCAATTCTAGCGTGGTGTTTGGGAAGTGAAGAAGAAGTTAAGAAGTTCCAGCTGGATCGAACTTCTTAG